The Brucella melitensis bv. 1 str. 16M nucleotide sequence GTGCAGATGGCTCGACCGTCGAATTTCGCGCCAATGACGGGCATGAGCGCCGCGTTACGCTCGTCTATCCAGGCGAGGCGGATATTGCCAAAAACCGCATTTCCATCCTCACGCCGATTGGCACGGCGCTGATCGGCCTTGCGCCGGGCCAGTCCATTTCGTGGACGGCGCGTGATGGCAAGCAGCACGAACTGAATGTTCTGAAGGTGATGCGCACAGACGAGGCTGCGGAGGAGGTGCGCGCCGAAGCGGGCAATGTCGTGGCTTTCGCAGGGCGAGATGCAGTTGGCGTCGCATCAGAGGATGACAATGATCCGGGCCCGAGCGCGGCCTGATCCACTTCATCGCCAAACCCGGTAGCAATGCCGGGTTTGGCGTTCTGGAAATGCTTTAAAGATGCTGGTTGAAGCCGCCAGGCAAAAGCGCAACCGCTTTTTCAAACAGGGCGGGGTCATGGCCCGTCTCCTCGCAGAAGCGGATAAGCGTCGGTTCATGTCCCAGGAAAAATTGTAGCACGCCAGCCAGAAAACCGGGCTCCCGTGCCGCCTGCCGGATAGAGGAAGCCTCGATGCCGGTCAGCGCCAGAAAGCGCGGCAGCAGGTCCTTGTCCTGCGCGAGCCAGGCCAGTGCTTCAATGGCAAGCCCTTGTGCGTCGGCTTCGCTCATGAGCTTTTTCATGTACTTTCTCTCTCTTCGCTTGGTGCCGTGGCGGGTGGTAACTGCCAACAGTCCGGAAGTAACGGAATAATTTGCCATTCGTCAATGAAATGGAGTTAAATTGCTCCAGGGCTGGATCAGGAGACTCTCTGGCGCAAAGCAAACGAGGTCGACAGCCGGATAAGGGCCAGGGATTTTTCGATGACGAAAAGCGTAATGATCGTGGAGGACAACGAATTGAACATGAAGTTGTTTCGCGATCTTATCGAAGCGAGCGGATATGAGACCATCCGCACCAGAAGCGGCCTTGAGGCGCTGGACCTCGCCCGCGAGCATCATCCCGATTTGATCCTGATGGATATACAATTGCCGGAAGTTTCCGGTCTGGAGGTCACAAAATGGCTGAAAGACGATGAGGAATTGCGGCATATTCCCGTCATCGCGGTCACGGCATTTGCCATGAAGGGCGATGAGGAGCGCATAAGGCAGGGTGGCTGCGAGGCCTATATCTCGAAGCCGATCTCGGTGCCTCGCTTTATTGAAACCATAAAGTCCTATCTGGGCGATGCCTAGCGCGGTTTTTGTTTTAACAGAATCGCCGGAACGCTCTAACTATTTGTTTTGTCGCATTATCCGACGCAAAACCGCTTCGCATTTTTGCTGGAAATGCTCTAAAACTTTCAAGGATGCGCAATGACAGCAAGGATTCTCGTCGTCGATGATGTGGACTCCAATGTAAAGCTTCTCGAAGCGCGCCTTCTCAGCGAATATTACGAAGTCGTTCCCGCCTATAGCGGCGCCGAGGCGATTGAAATCTGTCTTGATGGGCAGATCGACATTGTTCTTCTGGATGTATTGATGCCGGGGCTTGATGGTTTCGAGGTTTGCCGACGCCTGAAAGCCAATCCGCGTACGGCAAATATTCCAGTCATTATGATTACGTGCCTCACCAGCCCGGAAGACAAGGTGCGCGGGCTTGAGGCGGGGGCGGAAGATTTTCTCTCAAAGCCTGTCAACGATCTTGAACTCCTGTCACGGCTGAAAAGCCTTACCCGGCTCAAGATGATGTCGGACGAGCTGTTCCAGCGCGCCGGCCGGATTGCGGATGCCGAAGTGGATGCCCTCCTTGCGCGCAAGATGGCGGGTAAAGACGGCAATAAAGATGAGATCGCCCGCATTCTTGTGGTGGATGAGGATGAACTGGCGGCCGCGCGCCTTCGCCATATTCTGGATGAGAATTATCGGGTCGATGTGGCGAGTGACGCCGAAACCGCACTGATCCGCGCTATTGAAACAGATTACGACACGATCATCGTTTCGGCCTCCTTCACCTATTATGATCCGCTGAAACTATGCACGCAATTGCGCACAATCCAGCGCACGCGGCTCATACCGATCATCCTGATGGTGTGGGAAGACGAGGGCGCACTGGTGGTGCGCGCACTGGAACTGGGCGTGAACGACTATCTGATGCGCCCATTGGAGAAGATAGAACTGTTTGCGCGGCTGCGCACACAGATCAAGCGCAAATGCTATAATGATATTCTGCGCCAGAGCATGGAGCGCACTATTACCCAATCGGTGACGGACGGCCTCACGGGGCTGCATAACCGCCGCTACATCGACATGCACATGCCGCTGCTGCTCACACGCGCAATCGAGCGCAAGCAGCCCCTCTCGATCATCATGATCGATCTTGATCACTTCAAGCAGGTCAACGAACAATATGGCCATGGCGCGGGCGATCATGTGTTGCGGGAATTTTCGGGCCGTTTGCGCAGGAATATTCGCGGCATGGATCTTATCAGCCGCTACGGTGGTGAGGAATTTGTCGTCGTGCTGCCGGACACGGACAGGCAGGCTGCCTTCAATGTGGCTGAGCGCGTGCGGGGTATCGTAGCCGAAGCTCCCTTTGTGCTCGATGACGGAAAGCGCAGGGCCAGCCTGACGGTCAGCGTGGGCGTTGCAGCACTTCGGCCCGCAGGCGACAGCCTTGAGGCGCTTTTCACCCGCGCGACCGACGCGCTCATTCAGGCGAAGCAGAGCGGACGAAATCGCATTGTTTTATCCGCGGCCTGATTGCGCAAATGCGAAGGCGCGATTCCAGGTTGGAAAAATAAAAAGCCGCCTCGCAAGAGACGGCTTTTTGAATTCAATCGTCTGTCGATGACGACCGGAAAACGAATTACTTGATCTTCGTTTCCTTGAACTCGACGTGCTTGCGCGCAATCGGGTCGTATTTGGTCTTTGTCATCTTTTCCGTCATCGTGCGGCTGTTCTTCTTGGTAACGTAGAAGAAGCCGGTGTCAGCGGTCGACAAAAGCTTGATCTTGATTGTCGTAGCCTTGGCCATATCGATATACCTGCTCTAAGTGCCTGCCGGGCATGATCTTCCCGAAAACCGGTTCCCACTTTCCGGGATCATGCACGATTGATAGAAACCGCCAACGATTCCGGCAATTCATCCGGCAGCGGAAATTCGGCGCGACACTACGGATTAGAGGCAAAAAGTCAAGACTGCTTCTTCCGCAAAAGCAACCTAACCGCAGCAAAGAGCGCATATGCGGCAAAAAATATGCCGAGCGTCATCGGGAAACCCTTCGGCCCCATCGCATCCATGCCGATGCCGACGAGTTGCGGTCCGGCCAACATGCCGATGGCATAGCAGAAAATGAAGGCTGCATTGGCGGAGGCAAGTTCGCGTCCCGTCAGCTCAGACCCCAGATGCGCAAGGCCCACCGTATAAAGCCCGGCCACCACGCCGCCCCACAGGAACAGAATGCCTGCCATGAAATACCAGTGCTGCATGAGGTAGGGCAGCGCCATCATGCCGATGAGGCCAGTCGTGGCGCAGAACAAAAGCAGCTTGCGCCGGTCCGATATACGGTCGCTGACAATGCCAAGTGGAATCTGCATCAGCATATTGCCAAGACCGATCATGGTGAGAAGCAGCGCCGCATCCGCTTCCGAATAGCCGACCCGTGTGCCGAAAACTGGAAACAGCGCAAACCCGCCCGTTTCGACGGCGCCGAACACGAAAACCGCCATGGTTGCTGTCGGCATCGCGAAGATGAAAGGCAGGAAAGGTACATGCTCGCCTTCCTCGAAATCGGGGCTGTCGCGCCAGGCGACCAGCACTGGAATGAGCGCAACCATGATGATGGCGAAGCCGACATAGAAGGGCAGGCCGCCCGTGCTGCCAATCTTCGAGAACAGCCACGGGCCGAGTGCAAAGCCCAGCGAAAGCGAGGTGGAATAAATGCCGAGCACCAGACCGCGCTTTTCCGGCGGTGCGGAGGCGTTGATCCAGTATTCGGACAGAACGAAGAGCACGGTGAGTGCAAAGTGAAGCATCACGCGCAAGGCAAACCATGCCCAGAGCGGTTGCAGGAAGTGAAAGCCCAGAAAAGCGCCGCCGCCGATGAGAAGCATCAGCAGGATGGCCTTCACCACGCCGAGCCGTGCGGCAATGGGAGCGGCAAGCGGGGCCGCAGCAATGGAGGCAAGGCCTGCAACTGCGGTATTTGCGCCAATCAGGCTTGCCGAATAGCCCCGGCTTTCCAGAAGGACGCTCAGGAGCGGAATGCCAAGGCCGATGGCCGCGCCAACCGCGCTGATCGTGGCAATGGCCGCAGCAAGCGAGCGCCAATGCATCTGGCCCCCTGTCGGTCCACCGGCTGGCTCTCGCGGGACAAGATCGGCGGGTTGGATTTCTTTATTCATAGGGTTCAGATCACTTCGCGAACAAAGCGGTCATGCCGCTTGCTGTATTGCACCACCGGCAGGGTGGCAGGCAGATCAAGCTGCGTATCCATCAAAAGCGCGGTGGCTTCGTTCAGGATCGCCTGGGTGATACGGGCGAGATCAAGTTTTTCGATCTGGTCGATCAAAACCCAGTCAAGATCTTCCAGTTCGCCGCTTGGAACAAGTTTCTGGGTCTCCACCTCCGGCAAACTATCGCGAAAGGCGATAAAAAAGCGCGTATCGAAACGGCGGACATTGCCGGGCGGCGTTACCGCCCGTGCGAAATAACGCAAACTGTCCAGTTGAGGCAACATGCCTCGTTCGAGAAATGCACACCAATCTTCATGCTTGGGAGGCACGATATGGGCGGATGCGGGATGCGCTATGCGCAGGCCCGTTTCCTCGAAGGTTTCGCGAATGGCGCAAAGACCGAGCGCGCGGGCGCGCCGCAGCGAGGCGCGTGCACCCATGCCTTTCAGAAGCTTTTGCGTGTCATTTTGGCTAAGCTCGCTTGCCGCGGCAATAGCGCCATCGGCCGGATCGGCGCGGCCACCCGGAAAGACGAATTTGCCTGGCATGAAAGCGAGGCTTGAATGCCACCTGCCCATCAGAATGCGCGGCGTTGCGCCGGATCTGTCAACAAGAAGCAGAGAGGCTGCATCGCGCGGGCGCAGACAGCGCCGGGGCTTTGCTGGTATGGGCTTTGGCTCACTCATGGCGCGGCTCAAGCGGCGTCGCCGTATTCGCTTTCGTTTTCGCCCCCGAAACCGTGCATGTAAAGCGCCCATTGCAATCCGATGACCGAACCTTTGATGGGTTGCAGCAGAAGCAGGGACATGATGAGCGTCATAGGCCCCCAGATCGCCATATGCGCCCACAGCGACAGGTTGGTCGTCGCCTCTACACCCATGAACAGGCCGACGACGATATGACCGACGACGAGAATGGTGAGATAGGCGGGCAGGTCGTCCGCGCGCTGTTCGGTATAGTCTTCACCGCAGGCCATGCATTTATCGACCGGCTTCACGAAGGCACGGAACAATTTGCCTTCATAGCAATGCGGGCATCGGCAGCGGAAGCCACGCCACAGGGCTTCCCCCACCGGGCGCTTGGGCAGGATGGCTTTCGGGTTTTGCCGCCGAAAACCTGTATGTTCTGCTCGGAATTGGCCTCTAGCGTGCTCATCAGTGACCTCTCCTCTTGTGGCGGGGAATACCCGCCGGCTTGCCTTTCCGGCCCCGCATTGCCCGGCTCGCCTTATGATGCGAGCGCGTCGACATGGGCAAGGGGTGCGGTTCGGAAACCATTTCAAAACGAACCGCACCCGCAACGGGGAGTGCTTCCACAAGCCTCACCGTTACCGTATCGCCCAGACGAAAGCCCCTGCCGCTTCGTTCGCCCGCGATTGCGTGGTTTGCTTCGTCATATAGATAATATTCATCGCCCAAAGTTGAAATGGGCACCAGTCCGTCTGCGCCATATGTCGCAAGATTGACGAACAGACCGGCGCGCGTGACGCCGGTAACGCGCCCCTCATATTCGTCGCCGAGATGCGAGGCGAGGAAATGCGCGATCAGCCGATCCACGGTTTCACGCTCAGCCAGCATGGCGCGGCGTTCGGTGGCCGAAATCAGGGCCGAAATCTCTTCAAGCTGCGCTTCTTCCGCGCTCGTCAACCCGTCCGTGCCAAGCCCCAGCGCCTTGATGAGCGCGCGGTGCACGATCAGATCAGCATAACGGCGGATTGGTGAGGTGAAATGCGCATAACGGCGCAGATGCAGGCCAAAATGGCCGATATTGTCGGGGCTGTATTCGGCCTGGCTCTGGGTGCGCAGCACGACCTGATTGACGAGTTCCTGATGGTCTGTGCCATCGACCGCCGCCAGAATGCGATTGAACTGCGCGGGCTGCAGTTGCGCGCCCTTGGCAAGATTGAGATCCAGCGTACGCAGGAACTCACGCAGGGTTTCCTGCTTGGCCAGCGCCGGTTCACCGTGAATGCGGAAAATAAGCGGCTGGTGCCGTCCTTCGAGCGTTTCGGCGGCAGACACATTGGCCTGAATCATGAATTCTTCGATGAGCTTATGCGCATCGAGGCGTTCCGGCACGATGACTTTGTCCACCTTGCCTTCCGGCGTCAGTAGGATTTTCTTTTCCGGCAGATCGAGTTCCAGCGGCTCGCGTGCGTCACGCCCGCGCTTGAGAACCGCATAGGCGTTCCAGAGCGGCTTTAGAACGGTATCAAGAATCGGCCCGGTCTTGTCATCGGGGGCGCCGTCTATGGCGGCTTGCGCCTGGCCATAGGCAACCTTGGCGGCCGAGCGCATCATGATGCGGTGGAACTTGTGTGATTTCTTGCGCCCGTCGGCACTGAAAATCATACGGACCGCCAGCGCCGGCCGGTCTTCCATCTCGCGCAGGGAGCAAAGATCATTGGAGATGCGTTTGGGCAGCATCGGTACAACGCGGTCGGGAAAATAGACGGAATTGCCGCGTTTCTGCGCTTCGCGATCAAGGGCTGAGCCGGGCCGCACATAGGCGGCGACATCGGCGATGGCGACGATGACGACTTGCCCGCCGGGATTTTCCGGGTCCGTATCCGGTTCGGCATAGACCGCATCGTCATGGTCCTTGGCGTCGGCCGGATCGATGGTGATGAGCGGGATTTCGCGCCAGTCTTCGCGGCCTTCCAGCGTGGCAGGGCCTGCGGTTTCAGCCTCGCGCAGCACTTCGTCAGGAAAAACATGCGGGATTTCATGTTCGTGAATGGCGATCATCGACAGCGCCTTTTCACTATCGATGGAGCCAACCACCTGACGGACCTTGCCGCGCGGCAGGCCGTAACGGCGCGCGGAAAGCAGTTCTACTTCCACCAGATCGCCGCTTTCGGCATTTTCCAGCATGGCGGGATCAAGCTGCACTTCGCCCTGTTTGCGATTGACCGGCTCCAGCCGCCATTCGCCATTGCCAAGTTTGCGCACCACGCCCAGAACGGCATTGGCGTGATGTTCCAGCCGCTTCATCACGCGGGCGGAAAAATCCGGCCCTGCGTGATCTTCATTGCGGAAGATTTTCGCCAGAACGCGGTCGCCAACGCCGACGACAGGGCCACTTTCTGACGTCTTGTTAAGCCGGGTTCGCCGCAGCAGGACCACTGGCGGCTTGCCGTGGCTCGCCTCATCCCATTCAGCCGGGCGGGCAAGCAGGCCTCCATCCTCATCCCGGCCCGTAATATCGAGAACCGCAACCGATGGCAGCGAGCCGGGACGCGAAAGCTTGCGCGCGCGCTTTTCGACGAGACCTTCATCGGCAAGCTCACGCAACAGGTCTTTCAGATAGACCCGTGCATCGCCCTTGATGTTGAAAGCCTTGGCGAGTTCCCGCTTGCCCGCGCGATCGGGATTTTCCTCGATATATTTGAGGACCTCTTCCCGTGTCGGCAAAAAGGCTGCGGAATCTTTCGATTGGGCTGTGGCTGCACGCCGCTCGGTCCGTGCGGATCGTCCGGTATCGGATTTGGAAAAACGGCGTGCCAATTGTTACTCCTCTGCCGCCTTGGCCTTGCTCTTGGCTTTGGCCGGGGCTTTTTTTGTAGCGGTCTTTTTCGCGGTTGTCTTCTTTTCAGAACTTGCCGCCGACTTGCGGGCGGGGGCCTTTCTGCCCTTTGACGAACCGGCTTTTTCAGTAATCAGCGCCAGCGCCTCTTCCAGCGTCACCGATGCCGGATCCTTGCCCTTGGGCAGTGTCGCATTGACCTTGCCCCAGTTTACATAAGGCCCGTAGCGCCCGTCGCGAACGGTGATAGCGCCGCCATCGGGATGATCGCCGAGGGTGGCGAGCGCGGCCGGTGTGGACCGTCCCCGACCGCCGCCCTTCGATTGCTTGTCGGCAAGCACGGAAACTGCACGGTTGAGGCCGACCGAGAAGACTTCCTCGACATTTTCCAGATTGGCGAATGTGCCGTCATGGCTGACATAGGGCCCGTAGCGCCCGATGCCCGCCGAAATCATCTTGCCGGTTTCCGGGTGCAGGCCGATATCGCGCGGCAGCGACAGGAGTGCTATCGCCTTTTCATGATCCACCGTGTCGAGCGTCCAGCCCTTGGGGAGGCTGGCGCGCTTGGCTTCCTTGCCTTCGCCGCGCTGGATATAGGGGCCGAAGCGCCCGGTGCGTGCGGTGATTTCCTCGCCGGTGAACGGATCCTTGCCGAGCGGCTTCGGCTCGTCGGAAGCCGCCGTCTCGCCATTGGCCTCGCCACCAAGCTGGCGGGTATATTTGCATTCGGGATAGTTGGAGCAGCCGACAAAAGCGCCATAGCGGCCAAGCTTCAGCGACAGCGTGCCGGTGCCGCAGGTGGGGCAGGAGCGTGGGTCGCTGCCATCCTCGCGCGCAGGAAAGACCAGCGGAGCCAGTTCCTCATTCAGCGCATCCAGAACATTGGTGACGCGCAGTTCCTTGATGTCCTCGACGGAGCCGGAGAATGCACGCCAGAAATCGCGCAGAATCTCTTTCCACGACAATTTGCCATCGGAAATAAGATCAAGCTTTTCCTCCAGGTCTGCCGTGAAATCATATTCCACATAGCGCTCGAAGAAGCTTTCAAGAAACGCCGTCACAAGGCGCCCCTTGGCTTCGGGAATCAGCTTGCGCTTGTCGATGATGATATATTCGCGGTCGCGCAGCGTGGCGAGTGTTGCGGCATAGGTGGAAGGACGGCCAATGCCCAACTCTTCCATCTTCTTGATAAGGGTTGCTTCCGAATAGCGCGGCGGCGGTTCGGTCGAATGCTGGGTCGCATCGATCTTTTCGCGGGCAAGCGCCTCGCCGGAGCGAATTTCCGGCAGCTTTGCACTCTCTTCGTCGTCGTCCTCCTCCTCGCGATGATCCATATAGGCGGCAAGGAAGCCGTCGAATTTCGTCACCGAGCCATTGGCGCGCAGCATGGCGGCGCGTGAACCGTTGGTGGCCTCGATATCGACCGTGGTGCGCTCGATATCGGCGGCCTGCATCTGGCTTGCAATGGCGCGCTTCCAGATCAGTTCGTAAAGGCGGGCCTGATCCTCATCGAGAAAGCGGCGCACATCCTTTGGATGACGCGAAAAATCAGTGGGGCGGATTGCTTCGTGCGCTTCCTGCGCATTCTTGGCCTTGCTCGAATAATACCGCGGCTTTTCGGGCACATATTTCGCGCCGAAACTCTTGGCGATAGCGTCTCGGGCGGCATTGATCGCTTCGGGAGCAATCTGCACACCATCGGTACGCATATAGGTTATGAGACCGGCTGTTTCGCCGCCAATGTCCACGCCTTCATAAAGGCGCTGCGCCACCTGCATGGTGCGCGAAGCAGAAAAGCCCAATTGCCCCGAGGCGGCCTGCTGCAAGGTGGAGGTGGTGAATGGCGGGCCCGGATTGCGCTTGGTAGGCTTTGCCTCGACGGAAACAGCCTTGAAGTTCGCGCTTTCCAGCATGGTGCGGATGGCACCGGCCTGTTCGCCGTTCTTGATATCGAGCTTTCCAAGCTTCTTGCCATCAAGCGCGGTGAGGCGGGCAGTGAAACTGTCATTGCGCGGTGTCTTGAGAAGGGCTGCGATATTCCAGTATTCCTCGCGGACAAAGCGTTCGATTTCCGCTTCGCGGTCGCAGACCAGACGCAGCGCTACCGATTGCACGCGACCGGCCGAGCGGGCGCCGGGAAGCTTGCGCCAGAGCACCGGCGAAAGGGTGAAGCCGACCAGATAATCGAGTGCACGGCGGGCGAGATAGGCGTCCACCAGCGGCTCATCAATATCGCGTGGATGGGCAATTGCATCCAGAACGGCCTTTTTGGTGATGGCGTTGAAGGCCACGCGCTTCACCGTTTTGCCGTTGAGCGCCTTTTTCTGCCGCAGCACTTCCAGCACATGCCAGGAAATGGCTTCCCCTTCGCGATCAGGGTCGGTTGCGAGAATGAGGCCGTCGCTGTCCTTCAGTGCCTTTACAATATCCGCCAGGCGCTTGGCGGAATTGCTGTCCACTTCCCAGGACATTGCAAAATCTTCGTCCGGGCGCACCGAGCCATCCTTGGCTGGCAGGTCCCGCACATGGCCAAAGGAGGCCAGAACCTTATAGTCCGAGCCCAGATATTTGTTGATGGTTTTGGCCTTGGCAGGCGATTCGACGACGACGACGTTCATGTAAAGCAGCCTAAATTCGCGTCCCACGGAGGCTCTAAACCTCCTTGCCGCATGAAATAAGTTGCCTTCCACATGAACAGCGGGCAGCGATTGGTCAAGAGTGTGCGCATAAAATTCACGAAATACAACCTATGGTTGCTTCTCTTAACGAGGAAACCTCCAATAGTATTAAATTGGGGGTTGCCTGTCGGATTTGCGCCGATGGGGGTCGATTTTAAACTGATACGACAATTTAAAATCGGGGGTTAGGCAAGAATGCAACGGAGAGCTACGCGCCGTGAAATGTTTATTTATATTGAACAACTGATTGATGAATTGGCCAAGCTGGCAAAACAGGCACAAAATCCGATGCTGGTTTATTTATTGGAAATGGCGCAGGAGGAGGCGCGAGACTCCATAGAGCAGGTTACTGCCCAGGATTGAACCGGATTTTCACGCCTGGGTGAATTCATCGCAGGGAACGATAGCCACTCGATTGCCGGGATAACGCAATAGGCGCCCGGCAAGATCGAGTTCCAGCAAAATGAGCTGGATCGCGTCGGTTTCGATGCCGGTATGCCGTACAAGCGTATCGACATCGACCGGCACTGGCCCCAGCGCATCGATGACCAGATCGCGCTCCCTGTCAGTCGTGATGGCCTGCAACTGTTCCGGTTCCTCATCGATCTGGGTCAGAAGGTCGGGCTGTTCCGGTTCGTCGCCAGCCGGATCAGCGGGGCGTATGAGCGGCAACAGCGTTTCGATCACATCCTCCACGCCGGTAACGAGCGTCGCGCCCTGTTTCAAAAGCAGGTTCGTGCCGCGGGCACGCGGATCAAGCGGAGAGCCCGGCACGGCAAAAACCGTCCGGCCCATTTCACCTGCCATGCGCGCGCTGATGAGCGAGCCGGAGCGTTCTGCCGCCTCCACCACGATGAGACCGAGCGAGAGCCCGGCGATGATGCGGTTGCGGCGTGGAAAATCACGCGAGCGTGGTTCGGCGCCCATAGGCATTTCCGTGATAAGGGCGCCGCCATTTTCAGGAATGGCGCGATAAAGCGGCAGGTTTTCAGGCGGGTAGGGGCGGTCTAGTCCGCCCGCCAGCACAGCGGCCGTTCCGGTGGACAGGCTTGCCTTGTGGGCAGCCGCGTCGATGCCGCGCGCGAGGCCGGAAACAACGCAAAAGCCTTCGCTGCCAAGATCGTGCGCCAGCTTTTCGGTAAAGCGCGCGCCGACCACAGACGCATTGCGCGAGCCGACGATGGCAACAGGCGGTTTGCGAAACACGCCCGGATCGCCCTTGATGATGACCAGTGGGGGCGGCGCTTCGCAATTTTTGAGTTGCGGCGGATATTCTGGCTCGCCCATGCCGATGAGGCGCGCGCCCATGCGCTCAATGGCTTCCAGTTCGCGCTCGGCTTCATCCACGGAGATGATGCGAATCGGTCTTGCGCTGCCGCCGCGTATATTGAGATCGGGCAGCATTTCCAATGCATTGGAGGCCGAGCCGCAAAAGAGGATCAGGTCGCGAAAGGTGACGGCACCGATATTATCGGTGCGGATAAGACGTAACCAGTTGAGCCGTTGACGGTCGGAGAGGCGAATTCCGGTCTTCGGATTCGCGCCCTGTTTCATCCCTTGGCTCCGATCTTGCTTTCGGTGCCGTTCAGCAGCCGGCTGATATTGGCACGGTGCTTGATGAAGACGATCACGGTCATGATCGCGAAAAGGGCGGCAAGTGCCTGGTTTCCGCGCGAATAAAGCGCAATCGGCACAACGAGGCTGGCGACGAGTGCGGAAAGCGAGGAATAGCGGGCGAGAAGTGCGGTCACGATCCATGCGGCGGCAAAGACCAGCGCGCCCGCCCATGCAAGGCCGATCAAAACACCGAGATAGGTGGCGACACCCTTGCCGCCCTTGAAACCGATCCAGACCGGAAAGAGATGCCCGATAAATGCGCCGAAACCGGCGGCGATGGCTGCATTCTGGCCGAAATGTGCGGCGATCAGCGCGGCGGCCGTACCCTTCAGCGCATCGAGAATGAGCGTTGCGGCGGCAAGCTTTTTGTTGCCGGTGCGCAGAACATTGGTTGCGCCGATATTACCCGAACCGATTGCGCGCACATCGCCCAGACCCGCAAGCCGTGTCAGGATGAGCCCAAAGGGGATCGAGCCGAGAACATAACCGAAGATAAGTGCTCCGATTAGCATGGCATTGAAGAAACCCGGTTCGGCCATTGCAATTCCCTCTGTTTTTTGATTGCGCATAACCCGGAAACCATGTCCGATTTTTCAGGGTTATGCGGTGTTTTTCAAGCCGAATAAACGGTCTTGCCCGCTACAATCGTGCGAACCA carries:
- a CDS encoding PleD family two-component system response regulator, with translation MTARILVVDDVDSNVKLLEARLLSEYYEVVPAYSGAEAIEICLDGQIDIVLLDVLMPGLDGFEVCRRLKANPRTANIPVIMITCLTSPEDKVRGLEAGAEDFLSKPVNDLELLSRLKSLTRLKMMSDELFQRAGRIADAEVDALLARKMAGKDGNKDEIARILVVDEDELAAARLRHILDENYRVDVASDAETALIRAIETDYDTIIVSASFTYYDPLKLCTQLRTIQRTRLIPIILMVWEDEGALVVRALELGVNDYLMRPLEKIELFARLRTQIKRKCYNDILRQSMERTITQSVTDGLTGLHNRRYIDMHMPLLLTRAIERKQPLSIIMIDLDHFKQVNEQYGHGAGDHVLREFSGRLRRNIRGMDLISRYGGEEFVVVLPDTDRQAAFNVAERVRGIVAEAPFVLDDGKRRASLTVSVGVAALRPAGDSLEALFTRATDALIQAKQSGRNRIVLSAA
- the rpmG gene encoding 50S ribosomal protein L33 encodes the protein MAKATTIKIKLLSTADTGFFYVTKKNSRTMTEKMTKTKYDPIARKHVEFKETKIK
- a CDS encoding response regulator, which codes for MTKSVMIVEDNELNMKLFRDLIEASGYETIRTRSGLEALDLAREHHPDLILMDIQLPEVSGLEVTKWLKDDEELRHIPVIAVTAFAMKGDEERIRQGGCEAYISKPISVPRFIETIKSYLGDA
- a CDS encoding MFS transporter — protein: MHWRSLAAAIATISAVGAAIGLGIPLLSVLLESRGYSASLIGANTAVAGLASIAAAPLAAPIAARLGVVKAILLMLLIGGGAFLGFHFLQPLWAWFALRVMLHFALTVLFVLSEYWINASAPPEKRGLVLGIYSTSLSLGFALGPWLFSKIGSTGGLPFYVGFAIIMVALIPVLVAWRDSPDFEEGEHVPFLPFIFAMPTATMAVFVFGAVETGGFALFPVFGTRVGYSEADAALLLTMIGLGNMLMQIPLGIVSDRISDRRKLLLFCATTGLIGMMALPYLMQHWYFMAGILFLWGGVVAGLYTVGLAHLGSELTGRELASANAAFIFCYAIGMLAGPQLVGIGMDAMGPKGFPMTLGIFFAAYALFAAVRLLLRKKQS
- a CDS encoding DUF3572 domain-containing protein translates to MKKLMSEADAQGLAIEALAWLAQDKDLLPRFLALTGIEASSIRQAAREPGFLAGVLQFFLGHEPTLIRFCEETGHDPALFEKAVALLPGGFNQHL
- the rnr gene encoding ribonuclease R; its protein translation is MARRFSKSDTGRSARTERRAATAQSKDSAAFLPTREEVLKYIEENPDRAGKRELAKAFNIKGDARVYLKDLLRELADEGLVEKRARKLSRPGSLPSVAVLDITGRDEDGGLLARPAEWDEASHGKPPVVLLRRTRLNKTSESGPVVGVGDRVLAKIFRNEDHAGPDFSARVMKRLEHHANAVLGVVRKLGNGEWRLEPVNRKQGEVQLDPAMLENAESGDLVEVELLSARRYGLPRGKVRQVVGSIDSEKALSMIAIHEHEIPHVFPDEVLREAETAGPATLEGREDWREIPLITIDPADAKDHDDAVYAEPDTDPENPGGQVVIVAIADVAAYVRPGSALDREAQKRGNSVYFPDRVVPMLPKRISNDLCSLREMEDRPALAVRMIFSADGRKKSHKFHRIMMRSAAKVAYGQAQAAIDGAPDDKTGPILDTVLKPLWNAYAVLKRGRDAREPLELDLPEKKILLTPEGKVDKVIVPERLDAHKLIEEFMIQANVSAAETLEGRHQPLIFRIHGEPALAKQETLREFLRTLDLNLAKGAQLQPAQFNRILAAVDGTDHQELVNQVVLRTQSQAEYSPDNIGHFGLHLRRYAHFTSPIRRYADLIVHRALIKALGLGTDGLTSAEEAQLEEISALISATERRAMLAERETVDRLIAHFLASHLGDEYEGRVTGVTRAGLFVNLATYGADGLVPISTLGDEYYLYDEANHAIAGERSGRGFRLGDTVTVRLVEALPVAGAVRFEMVSEPHPLPMSTRSHHKASRAMRGRKGKPAGIPRHKRRGH
- a CDS encoding NUDIX hydrolase, coding for MSEPKPIPAKPRRCLRPRDAASLLLVDRSGATPRILMGRWHSSLAFMPGKFVFPGGRADPADGAIAAASELSQNDTQKLLKGMGARASLRRARALGLCAIRETFEETGLRIAHPASAHIVPPKHEDWCAFLERGMLPQLDSLRYFARAVTPPGNVRRFDTRFFIAFRDSLPEVETQKLVPSGELEDLDWVLIDQIEKLDLARITQAILNEATALLMDTQLDLPATLPVVQYSKRHDRFVREVI